The following proteins are encoded in a genomic region of Bosea beijingensis:
- a CDS encoding iron-containing alcohol dehydrogenase yields the protein MPAFRLRNPTEILFGQRQVAEIGHIIPPGTRVLFLFGGGSIKRNGAYEQAIAALSECHVVEFGGIEANPVYETILEAAELCRTEGVEFVLAVGGGSVVDAGKFLATIVSLHDVDAWDYLAAGNPARSVLPVGAILTLPATGSESNPVSVISHRSKQMKLPFANEDARPRFAVLDPNFMATLDRRQLENGVVDAFTHVVEQYLTIPANTPVQFGFSETLLRTLIEWGPRLVEKNDHEARETILWAANQALNGLIGAGVQQDWSTHMIGHAITAVCGLDHARTLTLVMPALLRYKSRDKQEMLLRYARNVWGIEEPDAASAAEEAITRTEEFFSRMGCPVRFAAIAPMEATPDAIVAHLEKAGQTALGERGDITPKDVRTILELAA from the coding sequence ATGCCGGCGTTCCGTCTGCGCAACCCCACCGAAATTCTGTTCGGCCAGCGGCAGGTCGCCGAGATCGGGCATATCATTCCGCCAGGCACCCGCGTCCTGTTCCTCTTCGGCGGCGGCAGCATCAAGCGCAACGGCGCCTATGAGCAGGCTATCGCCGCCCTGTCGGAATGCCATGTCGTGGAGTTCGGCGGGATCGAGGCCAATCCGGTCTACGAGACCATCCTCGAGGCAGCCGAGCTATGCAGGACCGAAGGCGTGGAATTCGTGCTAGCCGTCGGCGGCGGATCAGTCGTCGATGCCGGCAAGTTCCTGGCGACGATCGTCTCGCTGCACGATGTCGATGCCTGGGATTACCTGGCAGCCGGAAACCCGGCCAGAAGCGTCCTGCCGGTCGGCGCTATCCTGACGTTGCCGGCCACCGGCTCCGAAAGCAATCCGGTCTCCGTCATCAGCCATCGAAGCAAGCAGATGAAACTGCCTTTCGCGAACGAAGACGCCCGGCCGCGTTTCGCGGTGCTCGACCCGAACTTCATGGCGACCCTCGACCGTCGCCAGCTTGAGAACGGCGTCGTCGACGCCTTCACCCATGTGGTCGAGCAATACCTCACCATTCCAGCGAACACGCCGGTGCAGTTCGGCTTCAGCGAGACCTTGCTGCGCACGCTGATCGAATGGGGCCCGCGGCTGGTCGAGAAAAACGATCACGAAGCCCGAGAAACCATCCTGTGGGCAGCCAACCAGGCCCTGAACGGCCTGATCGGCGCCGGCGTGCAGCAGGATTGGTCGACCCACATGATCGGCCATGCCATCACCGCCGTCTGCGGACTCGATCACGCCCGCACGCTCACCCTCGTCATGCCCGCGCTGCTGCGCTACAAAAGCCGGGATAAGCAGGAGATGCTTCTCCGCTACGCCCGCAACGTCTGGGGCATAGAAGAACCCGATGCCGCATCGGCGGCTGAAGAGGCGATCACGAGGACTGAGGAGTTCTTTAGTCGCATGGGATGCCCGGTGCGGTTCGCCGCGATTGCTCCGATGGAGGCGACGCCGGACGCCATCGTCGCGCATCTCGAAAAAGCCGGCCAGACCGCACTCGGAGAGCGGGGCGACATCACGCCTAAGGATGTGCGCACGATCCTCGAGCTCGCCGCCTGA
- a CDS encoding 2-keto-4-pentenoate hydratase, translating into MNEAASVGADNTGMSETKHSGLGTRAPSPAVAFLLDAHRAATRPPGMPPTLAPSDVAQALRIQAELVDALGEPVAGWKVSLTGEPMRAPILRSRLHTSPVELPSNGLAPFGIEAEIAFRFERSLPPREEAYSFAEFVESVVALPAIEVVSSRFADYGAAPPLERLCDLMSNGGLVVGEPVVDWAALDFARLPVRLMRNGGIVLEREGGHPQSDPCGWGLALVNALRRGMGVPEGLVVTTGSFTGIVFGAPGEAYRAEFAGFAPVSLQFS; encoded by the coding sequence ATGAACGAGGCGGCATCCGTGGGAGCGGACAACACAGGCATGTCAGAGACGAAGCACTCCGGTCTCGGTACGAGGGCGCCGTCGCCTGCCGTCGCCTTTCTGCTCGACGCGCATCGAGCGGCGACACGCCCGCCTGGCATGCCCCCAACATTGGCGCCTTCAGACGTCGCGCAGGCGCTGCGGATTCAGGCGGAGCTGGTCGATGCGCTCGGCGAACCGGTCGCCGGCTGGAAAGTCTCGCTCACCGGCGAGCCGATGCGTGCGCCCATCCTGCGCAGCCGCTTGCACACCTCGCCGGTGGAGCTGCCGAGCAACGGGCTTGCTCCCTTCGGCATCGAGGCCGAGATCGCCTTCCGGTTCGAACGGTCGCTGCCGCCGCGCGAGGAAGCGTACAGCTTCGCCGAATTCGTTGAGAGCGTGGTGGCCCTGCCGGCGATCGAGGTCGTCAGCAGCCGCTTCGCCGATTACGGCGCTGCCCCGCCGCTCGAGCGCCTGTGCGACCTGATGTCGAATGGCGGGCTTGTGGTCGGAGAGCCCGTGGTCGATTGGGCGGCGCTCGATTTCGCGCGGTTGCCGGTTCGCCTCATGCGCAATGGCGGGATCGTGCTCGAACGCGAGGGCGGACATCCGCAGAGTGATCCCTGCGGTTGGGGATTGGCGCTGGTCAACGCATTGCGCCGCGGCATGGGCGTGCCGGAAGGGCTGGTCGTTACGACCGGCAGCTTCACGGGGATCGTCTTCGGGGCGCCGGGCGAAGCGTACCGTGCGGAGTTCGCCGGCTTCGCGCCGGTCTCTCTGCAGTTTTCCTGA
- a CDS encoding dihydroxyacetone kinase subunit DhaK, with amino-acid sequence MKKVMNAPDAFVDEMLDGLCAAHPALARSGPGGRVVHRSAGKVEGRVGVVSGGGSGHLPLFTGYVGEGLLDSCAIGDVFAGPSVAACKAAIEVADGGRGVLCLFGNYGGDKMNFAMAAEMVEPAIKTHTVLGTDDIASAGADERQKRRGVAGIVYAYKIAGAKAAEGATLEEVADAARSAVENCRTIGIALSPCLVPGSAAPSFSLGEDEMEMGMGIHGEPGIWRAPLKAVDHIVDEMIERLIADGAGGERVSVLVNGLGATPLEEQFIVYRRVARNLAEAGMTIVAPLVGNFTTSMEMAGLSISILTLDRGREALLKAPASCPFWRV; translated from the coding sequence ATGAAGAAGGTCATGAACGCGCCGGATGCCTTCGTCGACGAGATGCTCGACGGATTGTGCGCGGCTCATCCGGCTCTGGCCCGCTCAGGGCCAGGCGGGCGCGTCGTCCATCGGAGTGCGGGCAAGGTCGAGGGCCGTGTCGGCGTGGTCTCCGGCGGTGGGTCGGGGCATCTGCCGCTCTTCACCGGCTATGTCGGTGAAGGCTTGCTCGATAGCTGCGCGATCGGCGACGTGTTCGCCGGCCCTTCCGTGGCTGCCTGCAAAGCGGCGATCGAGGTGGCTGATGGTGGGCGTGGCGTCCTCTGCCTGTTCGGCAACTATGGTGGCGACAAGATGAACTTCGCGATGGCTGCCGAAATGGTCGAGCCCGCGATCAAGACGCACACGGTGCTCGGCACCGACGACATCGCCAGTGCGGGCGCAGACGAAAGGCAGAAGCGCCGTGGCGTCGCCGGCATCGTCTACGCCTACAAGATCGCCGGCGCCAAGGCGGCCGAAGGTGCCACGTTGGAGGAGGTTGCCGATGCCGCCCGCTCGGCCGTCGAAAACTGCCGCACAATCGGCATTGCGCTGTCGCCCTGCCTGGTCCCGGGCTCTGCGGCGCCGAGCTTCAGTCTCGGCGAGGACGAGATGGAGATGGGCATGGGCATCCACGGCGAGCCCGGCATCTGGCGGGCTCCGCTGAAGGCGGTCGATCACATCGTCGACGAGATGATCGAGCGCCTGATCGCCGACGGGGCCGGTGGGGAGCGTGTCTCGGTGCTGGTGAATGGCCTGGGTGCGACGCCGCTCGAGGAACAGTTCATCGTCTATCGCCGCGTCGCCCGCAATCTTGCCGAAGCCGGCATGACCATCGTCGCGCCGCTCGTGGGAAACTTCACGACCTCGATGGAGATGGCGGGATTGTCGATCAGCATCCTGACATTGGACAGGGGGCGGGAGGCGCTGCTGAAAGCGCCGGCGTCCTGCCCTTTCTGGAGAGTATGA
- a CDS encoding dihydroxyacetone kinase subunit L yields MAMDVASVAKALERAVVGLRQVEQELNVADGHLGDGDTGGMLRRLFERIAQDAPTEAPDLGAYFGAVAGTAAGATGSSLGTLVALGLSTMARRLAGQSESSYATLGDHLLAAVEKMQAAGGASLGDKTVLDALEAVANAIKGEDDPATLGTKAVVAAQSALDAFRPLRCKVGRARIYGEKSVGLDDPGMLAVARLTDHLSRS; encoded by the coding sequence ATGGCAATGGACGTTGCTTCTGTCGCCAAGGCGCTCGAGCGTGCCGTCGTCGGCCTGCGTCAGGTGGAACAGGAGCTCAACGTCGCCGACGGTCATCTCGGAGATGGCGACACGGGGGGTATGCTGCGTCGCCTGTTCGAACGGATCGCTCAGGATGCGCCCACCGAAGCACCGGATCTCGGCGCCTACTTTGGCGCCGTCGCGGGGACGGCCGCAGGTGCGACCGGATCGAGCCTTGGGACGCTCGTCGCACTTGGGCTTTCGACCATGGCCCGTCGCCTGGCCGGGCAGAGCGAGAGCTCTTACGCCACACTCGGTGACCATCTGCTTGCCGCGGTGGAGAAGATGCAAGCCGCCGGAGGAGCGAGCTTGGGCGACAAGACTGTGCTCGACGCTCTGGAAGCTGTCGCGAACGCGATCAAGGGGGAAGACGACCCCGCAACGCTCGGCACGAAGGCAGTCGTGGCAGCGCAATCTGCGCTCGATGCGTTCCGGCCGCTTCGGTGCAAGGTCGGACGGGCACGCATCTATGGCGAGAAGAGCGTTGGCCTGGATGATCCGGGGATGTTGGCCGTCGCGCGGCTGACCGACCATCTGTCGCGCTCCTAA
- a CDS encoding alpha/beta fold hydrolase, protein MSFVTTKDGVEIFYKDWGPKDAQPIMFHHGWPLSSDDWDAQMLFFLAKGYRVVASDRRGHGRSAQVWDGHDMDHYATDASAVVEHLDLRNSVHIGHSTGGGQVARYVAKHGEPQGRVAKAVLVSAVPPLMVKTAGNPGGLPIGVFDGFRKALADNRAQFFLDVPTGPFYGYNRPGAKVDQGVIWNWWRQGMMGSAKAHYDGIKAFSETDQTGDLKAIGVPTLVAHGDDDQIVPIGASAHESIKHLRNGTLKVYPGYPHGMLTTHAETLNADLLAFVKG, encoded by the coding sequence ATGTCATTCGTCACGACCAAGGACGGCGTCGAGATCTTCTACAAGGATTGGGGGCCGAAGGACGCCCAGCCGATCATGTTCCACCATGGCTGGCCGCTGAGCAGCGACGACTGGGATGCCCAGATGCTGTTCTTCCTGGCCAAGGGCTATCGCGTCGTCGCCAGCGACCGGCGCGGCCATGGCCGCTCGGCCCAGGTCTGGGACGGCCATGACATGGATCATTACGCCACCGATGCCTCCGCCGTGGTCGAGCATCTCGACCTCAGGAATTCCGTCCATATCGGCCATTCGACCGGCGGCGGCCAGGTCGCGCGCTATGTCGCGAAACATGGCGAGCCGCAGGGTCGCGTCGCCAAGGCGGTGCTGGTCTCGGCCGTGCCGCCGCTGATGGTCAAGACGGCCGGCAATCCCGGCGGCCTGCCGATCGGGGTCTTCGATGGCTTCCGCAAGGCGCTCGCCGACAATCGCGCGCAGTTCTTCCTGGATGTGCCAACCGGCCCGTTCTACGGCTATAACCGGCCGGGCGCGAAGGTCGACCAGGGCGTGATCTGGAACTGGTGGCGCCAGGGCATGATGGGCAGCGCCAAGGCCCATTACGACGGCATCAAGGCCTTCTCCGAGACCGACCAGACCGGGGACCTCAAGGCGATCGGCGTGCCGACGCTCGTGGCCCATGGCGACGACGATCAGATCGTACCGATCGGCGCCTCCGCGCACGAATCGATCAAGCATCTGAGGAACGGCACGCTCAAGGTCTACCCCGGCTATCCGCACGGCATGCTGACCACGCATGCCGAGACGCTCAATGCCGACCTGCTCGCCTTCGTGAAGGGCTGA